The genomic region GAGTTTCTAACCTACATGGGGCGCCTTCTCGGACTCAAAAAGGAAGAGGCAATAAAGCAGGCCAGGGAGCTCATGGCGTACACGGGGGTTGGAAAGCTGGCCTTTCACAGGATGAAGGAGCTTTCCAGCGGGCAGAGGCAAAGAACGATATTCGCGGCTTCCCTCCTTGGGAATCCCGAGCTCCTCATTTTGGACGAGCCGACGAGCAATCTCGACCCGGTCGGGAGGATGGAGTTCATAGGGAAGGTTCTTGAACTGGCCAAGTCCGGAAAAACAATATTCATAAGCTCTCATATTGTGAGCGAGATAGAGCGAACCTGCAACTACGTCGGGCTCATAAAGGACGGCCAGCTCATCGAGCAGGGCCGCGTGAGGGAGCTCGTGAGCGTGGAGAGCAACGACTACGACATCATGGTCTCGGACAACTCAAGGCTCATTGACTTCCTCAGGGACAAGATCTACGTCAGAGAAGTTTGGGAGGAGGAAGGCGTGGTCAGGGTCAGGCTCGACGAGAGGTTCTTGGAGAGATTTTTCCTCGAAGTTCCCCAGTTCATAGCTGGCGAAAAGCTTGCCCTCAAACTCTTCAAACCCCACACCAGTCCCCTCGAAAGGATTCTCATGAAGCGCTTCAACGGGGGGTGGAAGGAATGAATCCGAGAACCGGGTTTAAATTCGATAGGCTGTTCTTGTCCCCGCTGTGGGTCATCTTTTCCACTGAAAGCATAAAACTGCTCCGTTCGAGGAAGTTCAAGGTTCTTCTAGCTATAACACTGTTCCCGTCGGTGATTTATCTCCTCAGCCCTAATCCAATCGGAAGCGGAGTGGAAGGCATGAGAAAGGCCTTCCAAGCACTGATGCTCGACCTGCTCCCCAACTACTGGCTCGGGATAATTGGCCAGCTTATAGTCATAATCCTTATGAGCGACCTCCTTGCCGGAGAGATAGACAGGGGGACGATAAGGCTCCTAATCGCGAAGCCCCTCCGCCTTTCGGAGCTCGTGGCGGCCAAGTTCCTAGCTGGATTAAGTACTTTGGTGCTCCTGTTTGGCATTCCCTACGTGGTGATATGGCTCTACAACCCCGTCGTTTACGGAACGGGAGTTAACGGGCTCGGAGAGGGCTTTGGCGATTTTCTCTACGTCCTAGGTGTGACCGTTCTTCTGGTGGCCAGCATAGGGGCCCTTTCGATGCTCCTGTCAGTGGTCATAAGCCGCCCCCTCTACGCTTCCCTCGCTACCTTCGGTCTGCTCTTCCTGCTCCAGTTCCTCATACCCCAGATTCCGTACATCAGCAACCCTGAAAGCTACACCCTTGGTTACAGGGCGGTTCTCCTCCTCAAGAGTAGCTTCCACGAAGTTGACCTGTCTGGATTTCAGGGAAGCTCTGAATACACGGCTTTCTTTTTCATATTCTTGACAGTCCTCTTGTTGGTGCTAACGTGGGTCGCCCTAGAAAGGAGGGAGTTCCCTGACTGATGGATGTTTTATCCAATGCCAAGGGAGAGCTTGAGCTATGTAAAAGGTTTTTATACTTCGGTGCCCAATTAGGGGCAGGTGATCAGGAATGACCTTCGATAAGGATAAGCTCGCCAAGATTCGCGAGGAGGAGAAGCGCTGGGAGGAGACCACGGTTAAGAAGTTCATCGAGAAGAGGCCCGAGAGAAAGGAGAAGTTCATGACCGATGACGGATTCGAGATTAAGAGGCTCTACACTCCCGCTGACCTCGGCGAGGACTGGGACTACCTCGAAAAGCTCGGCTTTCCCGGAGAATACCCCTTCACGCGCGGTGTTTACGCCACCATGTATCGCGGTCGCTTCTGGACGATGAGGCAGTATGCCGGCTACGCAACAGCTGAAGAGAGCAACAAGCGCTACAAGTACCTTCTCAGTCAGGGGCAGACGGGTTTGAGCGTTGCCTTCGATTTGCCGACCCAGCTCGGCTACGACAGCGACCACCCGATGGCTGAGGGTGAGGTTGGTAAGGTCGGAGTTGCCATTGATTCCCTCTGGGACATGGAAATACTCTTCGATGGAATCCCGCTCGACAAGGTCTCCACAAGCATGACGATAAACTCCACCGCTGCAAACCTTCTCGCCATGTACATTCTCGTTGCCGAAAAGCAGGGCGTAACCCAGGACAAGCTCCGCGGAACCGTTCAGAACGACATCCTCAAGGAGTACATCGCGAGGGGAACCTACATATTCCCGCCCCAGCCGAGCATGCGCCTTACAACCGACATCATAATGTACTGCGCCGAGAACATTCCAAAGTGGAACTCCATAAGCATAAGCGGTTACCACATTAGAGAAGCTGGAGCAAACGCCGTCCAGGAGGTCGCTTTCACCCTCGCCGACGGAATAGAGTACGTTAAGGCCGTCATCGAGAGGGGAATGGACGTTGACAAGTTCGCGGGAAGGCTGAGCTTCTTCTTCAACGCCCACAACAACTTCCTTGAGGAGATAGCCAAGTTTAGAGCAGCAAGGAGGCTCTGGGCGTATATAATGAAGGAGTGGTTCCACGCCAAGAACCCGCGTTCCATGATGCTCCGCTTCCACACCCAAACAGCGGGTTCAACTCTGACAGCCCAGCAGCCCGAGAACAACATCGTTCGCGTTGCCATACAGGCTTTGGCTGCCGTCCTCGGCGGAACCCAGAGCCTGCATACCAACAGCTATGACGAAGCTTTGAGCCTTCCAACGGAGAAGAGCGTCAGGATAGCCCTCAGAACCCAGCAGATTATAGCCTACGAGA from Thermococcus sp. harbors:
- a CDS encoding ABC transporter ATP-binding protein, with protein sequence METYVIETGELTKFFGKRNVVYHLNLKVPKGAVYGFLGPNGAGKTTTIKMLTGALKPTYGEIRIFGMEMPRERVKIMRKIGYMPEKSIAYDDMTVFEFLTYMGRLLGLKKEEAIKQARELMAYTGVGKLAFHRMKELSSGQRQRTIFAASLLGNPELLILDEPTSNLDPVGRMEFIGKVLELAKSGKTIFISSHIVSEIERTCNYVGLIKDGQLIEQGRVRELVSVESNDYDIMVSDNSRLIDFLRDKIYVREVWEEEGVVRVRLDERFLERFFLEVPQFIAGEKLALKLFKPHTSPLERILMKRFNGGWKE
- a CDS encoding ABC transporter permease, translated to MNPRTGFKFDRLFLSPLWVIFSTESIKLLRSRKFKVLLAITLFPSVIYLLSPNPIGSGVEGMRKAFQALMLDLLPNYWLGIIGQLIVIILMSDLLAGEIDRGTIRLLIAKPLRLSELVAAKFLAGLSTLVLLFGIPYVVIWLYNPVVYGTGVNGLGEGFGDFLYVLGVTVLLVASIGALSMLLSVVISRPLYASLATFGLLFLLQFLIPQIPYISNPESYTLGYRAVLLLKSSFHEVDLSGFQGSSEYTAFFFIFLTVLLLVLTWVALERREFPD
- a CDS encoding methylmalonyl-CoA mutase family protein, which encodes MTFDKDKLAKIREEEKRWEETTVKKFIEKRPERKEKFMTDDGFEIKRLYTPADLGEDWDYLEKLGFPGEYPFTRGVYATMYRGRFWTMRQYAGYATAEESNKRYKYLLSQGQTGLSVAFDLPTQLGYDSDHPMAEGEVGKVGVAIDSLWDMEILFDGIPLDKVSTSMTINSTAANLLAMYILVAEKQGVTQDKLRGTVQNDILKEYIARGTYIFPPQPSMRLTTDIIMYCAENIPKWNSISISGYHIREAGANAVQEVAFTLADGIEYVKAVIERGMDVDKFAGRLSFFFNAHNNFLEEIAKFRAARRLWAYIMKEWFHAKNPRSMMLRFHTQTAGSTLTAQQPENNIVRVAIQALAAVLGGTQSLHTNSYDEALSLPTEKSVRIALRTQQIIAYESGVVDTVDPLGGSYYIEWLTDHIYEEALKYIEKIQKMGGMMRAIERGYIQKEIADAAYKYQKEIEEGKRIIVGVNKFQTDEPIEVEILKVDPSIREKQIARLKKLRSERDSKKVEEALDRLRKAAETEDENLMPYIIEAHRHLATLGEVTDVLREIWGEYRAPLIF